A window of Mucilaginibacter robiniae genomic DNA:
GAAGGTAAACGTGTTTTCCAGAATTCAACTATTGCATTATAATAGCTTTAGGACTATACACTGCCATAAGTAATATGTGGCATATCAGTAAATTATGTAAAACAAAACACTTATAGATGAAGGGTATTAGTTAATTATTCTGTATGAGTTACTTAGCCCAAAGTTCCTCTTGCATCTATTACCAATATTTTGTAGTTTGTTCCATTTAATCTCCAATATATGAAAATTATCATGATTATCGTTCGTACGCTAATGGGGCTTTTGTTACTGTTTGCGTCCGTTAGTTTTTTCTTTAAGCTGATGCCTATGCCGCAGGCAACAGGTCAGGCTAAAGTGTATAACGATGGCTTGGCCGTTGTAGGTATCATGAACATTGTGAAGGTGCTGGAATTACTTTGTGGACTAGCTTTTGTTACTGGCCGTTTTGTTACACTGGCGGTTGTAGTGATTTTTCCGATACTGATTAATATCGTTTTATTTCATGCAGTAGTAGCGCCCAGCGGCTTAACATCAGGAGCATTATTGCTGGTAGGCGATTTATTTTTGGCTTATTATTACCGTCGGAACTATGTATCGCTATTTGCTATAAAATAGTAGTAACTAATTTACAGCAAGCATCAAGGCCGTAGTAGTATTTTAAAACTAAATTATATTTAATATTTACTTCAAATACTGCTTTTTAAAATCATCAGCCAAGGTGAGTGCCGAACGTGTAAACTCCGACATCATATCAGCTTTTTGGTCGATAGTAACCTTACTATGGGCATAGTCTTTAAGCATATACTGTAATATGCCAGTATACTGCTCGGTAATTACTTTTTCTATCACCTCATCGCACTTGTGGCTTTTGTCGAGTTTAGAAGCGGTAATTTCTTTTTTAAGTTCTTTATCTAAATGAAGTTTTATAGTGTCCAGTTTAATTCTGCAAAACTTCTTTAATGTATTTTCCATTTTAATGCAACAAAGATGGCGCTTAGTACTTGGCTACTGGTAGTAGCCATTCAGGTTTACCAGCCCTCTAACACCGCTTACCTGCTATTGTTTACGCTAGCTTAACGGATGTGTATTCTTATGCGTCATGTTGTTCTCAGAATTCACATTACAACACATCAATACTACAAGCTTCGTGTAAGGCCAATATGTACTGGTAACTTACCAGTAGCTTTAAACTGTTTGGTAATTACCCCTACTGCGGCGCGTTGCATACCTTCATCTTTCTGGTAACCTACCAGTAATGCACCGCTTTGCTCAATACCCGGCAGTGTATCCAGCGTATACGGATTAGCAAACAAACTAACCACGGTATTTGGATAAGCCGCCAAGCGGGCTATAAATTGTTTTAACCCAGCCGTATAATCTAATTGGCTTTGCGGGCGAAGTCGGGTATCATGTATGCCAATGATGATCTGCTCGTAGCTTTTTAAATTAGTAAGTAATGCACTCATCTGATTAGCAGAAGCTCCCTTACTCACCTGAAACATACGGCCGGCTGTAAAGTATCTGGCTAGTTCCTGCTGGTAAACCGTAGGCGTTTCTACCCCAATACTTACCAAAGCCGTAGCTTTAGTTGGGTCAAGATATTGCAGCAAGGTATCGCCTCTTAATACGGTTATAGCTGCATTGCTTAACTGTTGCACTAAGGTTTTACTTTGAGTACGGTTCAGGTCGGCTATTAAATGTGTAGTATCTGCCGGTTGGTAATGGTTTAAGCCTGCCCAATATTTAGCAGCCAGTACTTTCTTAACCTTGGCATCCAGTTCTGCCTCAAGCACGACACCTTTACGAACAGCTTTTTTAATTTTTTTGATAGCTAATGCTGAGTTTTCTGATAATTCTAAAATATCATTTCCAGCTATAAACGCCCGCAAATCAGCTTCCCCTGCCGGAAAATACTTGGTTACGCCTTTCATCTCCAACGCATCGGAAACGACCAAGCCTTTAAAGCCCAGCGTATCTTGCAATAAGTTGGTCACAATAGGCCGAGATAGGGTTGATGGCAGATGCTGTGTGGTATCCAGCGCCGGGATGTTCATGTGGGCTACCATAATACCACTGATACCTGCCGCGATAGCTTGTTTAAATGGATACTCTTCCAAGGTGTCCAGCCTTGTGCGTGTAAAATTTAGCTGTGGCAAATCAAAATGCGAATCCACATTGGTATCACCATGACCGGGAAAGTGTTTGGCGGTAGTTAATAAGCCTCCCTGTTGCATACCCTGCATATAGGCAATGGCCTTTTGTGCTACGTTGTACTTATCATCACCGAACGACCGGTAATTAATAACCGGGTTATTCGGATTGTTATTTACATCCATAACCGGCGCAAAATTCATCTGCATTCCTAAACGCTTAAAATCATAAGCCACCTGCCTACCCATTTCGGTAATCAGTGTATTATCACGAATAGCACCTAATGCCATTTGGTAAGGGTAAGATATTACTGAATCCAGGCGCATACCCAGCCCCCACTCACCATCCATAGCAACCAGTAAGGGTATTTGCGCTAATTTTTGATACTGATTAGTTAACATGGCTTGCCGCATAGGTCCACCCTGAAAAAAAACCAATCCTCCTGGTTGTTGGCATTTAATTACTTTAGCTACTGAATCGGCATAAGCCTGCCCTTTGTTGGTATGTGCGCGAATGAAAAACAATTGCGACACTTTATGCTTGCGATTCAATTTGCTAAAAACCGAATCAACCCAATGATTTTGCTTATCTAAAGATTGAATATAAGTTGGCGATTGCGCATGCGCACAACTAAACACGCCTGCCAGCATTATCACGGCAACAATTTTAACAACAGATTGCTTCATAAAGGAATGGGTAAACTACCCTTGTAAAAGTATAGTTTAAGTGTGCAAAATGCACCTTTAAACGTTTATGTAATTTTTTTTCGATACTGAATAAACCTATGGGCTAAGTTATCATCTAAAAATCAATTCAGTTTAATTAAAACTTATTGAGATGATGAAAAAATTATTCTTTTTAGCCCTAGTGCTAATGATAGCCGGATCGGTTAACGCACAACACCGCTGGTACCGTCCGCAAGAGCGTTCTGACGATTATTACCAGGTACGTGTAGGACTTACCGGCGGGTTAAACTTTGCCAATACGGTAAGTTCAGATAACCCAGACTTCAGCACCAACACCAAAACCGGTTTTAATGCAGGTTTGTTTGTGGATATTCCAATTGCTTACCCGCTATCTATCGTTCCAGAAGTGTTGTACTCACAAAAAGGTTATCGCGCCAGCTTTACTGATGGTAGCCGGTTTACTCAACGCGCCAACTTTATTGATGTGCCTATCTTATTAAAAATTAAAGTGGCTCCGGTATTGAATATTTATGCTGGTCCGCAGTTTTCATTCCTGACAACTACACGCAATACTAATTACACCGGCAATATTGTTGATTACGAGAGCCGTTATAATTACTATGGTGATAAAAGCTTTGTTGACGGAAACTTTGGTGTAGGTATTGACCTGAACAAAAATGTAGAGCTTCGTGGTAACTACACCATTGATTTCAGAGAGAACAATCCGAATGGCAGTTCAGGTATTCCGGCCTACCGTAACCAGGTTTGGCAAGTTGGTTTAGCCTTCAAATTGTAGTAAATAGGTTAGTTTTATGTATGTATGGCCATCTGTTTAACAAACAGATGGCTTTTTTATTATGGCTTTTATACCTGCTGCATACCAAATACCCGGTTATGATGTTAATATTTGATATTATTGCACTATTACTGTACTAAATACAATTTATGCCCGCTGAAGAGAACCTGATTAATGACAAGCCTCAACGTAAAAATTACGATTTTGTTGACCATATCAGGTGCTTAGCCATGATGGCTATTGTAGCCGAGCATAGTTTAAATTCTTATGTTTTCCCCAATAATTCAGCCAAGTACTGGGCTTACCTGTTGCTTACACAGATTAGTAAATTTGGCACCATTGCCTTCTTTTTGCTGGCAGGTTTTTTAATAGGCGACAAGTTTACGGATTATACACCGGGCCAGTACCTTAAACGTCGTTTTTCCAACACCTTTGGTCCGTGGCTATTCTGGTCGGTAGTGTACATTTTGTGTTTCATCATCAACCTGCATGTTAAAGAAAACATGTATCATGATGGGCGCTTTAATCTAACCAATATTCTGGAAGGTGTTCGTGTTACTTACCTGTACACCAATTATTGGTTCATCATTAATTTTATGGTGAGCATAACCTTGCTGCTCATTTTCAAAAATTACTTGTACAACCCTAAATTTGGTTTGCTGCTGCTCTCCTTCACCACATTTTACTGTATTAACATTCATTATGAATGGGTAGATCCTAGCCATACCATAGCTATATTAGGCTTTGTATTCTTCTTATGGCTAGGCGCACAACTTCGCAAACATTGGGTAATTACCGAAACCCGCATACAAATGGTATCGTACCCCGTTCTGATTGGTTTTGTATTGCTTACTTACGCTGTTTCAATTTTTGAAACGGTAATATTGAAAGCTAACCACAGCCTTGACCCTTACAATACCATTCGTTTCAGTAATGTACTATACTCATTAGCCATGTTCGCTTTATTGCTTAAAGTGAAAAGGTTTAGCTGGCTAAATTATCTGAAACCACGTGATACTACCTTTGGTATCTATCTGATACATTTTATTTTGGTGACCTATGCCATTCCTGAAATTTTCAGACCGTTACACCTTGACGTAATGACCATGTCTTTAATAGCTTTGTTAGCATTTAAGCTATTCTCTTTTGTACTGGTTTATGGAATTACCTGGGGTTTGGTTATGCTGATTAATAAAACATGGATTAAAAGAATTGTAGGCAATTAATCTTAAAAGCTAGTATAAATCTGTTTTAGATACTTTTTACATTTATCCATCTTTTAAACCGTCGACTTAATTTATTATGCTTCCTATAGCGTTCGACTAAATTAAATTCATACGAAAGGGTTAATAAATCAGCTTGCTTTTCAGGTAAAATATACTGAGGAGCTATTATTTCATTTATTTCTTGTAGTTGTATAGCTGCATAGCTGTTAATATCATCCATATCATGGGTACTACCACTACCAAAACCAATATTACTAATTAGATTGCTGTTCGGGATAACTGACAATCCGTTATTAAAAAAATTTAAAAAAGTAAGTTGGTAGTCCCAGGTATTAACTTTACCAGCCTTTACGTCATTGAATATTATTTCCCAACTATCCAAAATCAAGTGGTCTGTAAATATTTTAGCTAATTGCGTTCTTACTTCACTGGCTTCATACAACTTTAACTCTTTATCATATTGCTCCCAAACTCTACGCCAACCTGCCCAGCCCCATACGTGAGTTAAATTAGAATAGTAGTAACTACCATCACCCCATATTTTACCTTGTTGTAAATTAGCGCCACCTATATGCCGAATACGGGTATCATATCGATACTTTTCCAGTAAGGTATCGCAGTATTTAAAAAAGCTTTCAGCGGGCAGGCAATCATCTTCCAGAATAATCCCTTCTTCCTCGTGTTCAAAAAACCAAGTAATGGCCGATGAAACAGCTTCTTTACACCCATAGTTTTCATTGTGGTAGAACTTTTTCACTTCACATTCCCAATCTATCTGCTCACAAATTAAACGTACCTGCTTACAAAGCTGAGCTTCGTCAGGCTTGTTATACCGGGGACCATCAGCGGCAACATATAAACGTTTAGGCTGGGCAGCTCGAATTTGATTAAATACTCTTGCTGTGGTATCAGGCCGTTTAAAAACAATAAACAATACGGCTGATTGGGTTTGATAGGCCATAGGTTAGGCAGTCTGAAAGGTTTGCATATCAATCAACTTGCGGTATAAGCCGTTGTTTTGCAGCAATTCGGTATGTGTACCCTGCTCCACCACGCAGCCTGCTTCCAGTACAACTATCAAATCAGCATTTTGTATAGTACTCAGGCGGTGCGCAATAATG
This region includes:
- a CDS encoding DoxX family protein — its product is MKIIMIIVRTLMGLLLLFASVSFFFKLMPMPQATGQAKVYNDGLAVVGIMNIVKVLELLCGLAFVTGRFVTLAVVVIFPILINIVLFHAVVAPSGLTSGALLLVGDLFLAYYYRRNYVSLFAIK
- a CDS encoding glycoside hydrolase family 3 protein, which encodes MKQSVVKIVAVIMLAGVFSCAHAQSPTYIQSLDKQNHWVDSVFSKLNRKHKVSQLFFIRAHTNKGQAYADSVAKVIKCQQPGGLVFFQGGPMRQAMLTNQYQKLAQIPLLVAMDGEWGLGMRLDSVISYPYQMALGAIRDNTLITEMGRQVAYDFKRLGMQMNFAPVMDVNNNPNNPVINYRSFGDDKYNVAQKAIAYMQGMQQGGLLTTAKHFPGHGDTNVDSHFDLPQLNFTRTRLDTLEEYPFKQAIAAGISGIMVAHMNIPALDTTQHLPSTLSRPIVTNLLQDTLGFKGLVVSDALEMKGVTKYFPAGEADLRAFIAGNDILELSENSALAIKKIKKAVRKGVVLEAELDAKVKKVLAAKYWAGLNHYQPADTTHLIADLNRTQSKTLVQQLSNAAITVLRGDTLLQYLDPTKATALVSIGVETPTVYQQELARYFTAGRMFQVSKGASANQMSALLTNLKSYEQIIIGIHDTRLRPQSQLDYTAGLKQFIARLAAYPNTVVSLFANPYTLDTLPGIEQSGALLVGYQKDEGMQRAAVGVITKQFKATGKLPVHIGLTRSL
- a CDS encoding porin family protein — translated: MMKKLFFLALVLMIAGSVNAQHRWYRPQERSDDYYQVRVGLTGGLNFANTVSSDNPDFSTNTKTGFNAGLFVDIPIAYPLSIVPEVLYSQKGYRASFTDGSRFTQRANFIDVPILLKIKVAPVLNIYAGPQFSFLTTTRNTNYTGNIVDYESRYNYYGDKSFVDGNFGVGIDLNKNVELRGNYTIDFRENNPNGSSGIPAYRNQVWQVGLAFKL
- a CDS encoding acyltransferase; translation: MPAEENLINDKPQRKNYDFVDHIRCLAMMAIVAEHSLNSYVFPNNSAKYWAYLLLTQISKFGTIAFFLLAGFLIGDKFTDYTPGQYLKRRFSNTFGPWLFWSVVYILCFIINLHVKENMYHDGRFNLTNILEGVRVTYLYTNYWFIINFMVSITLLLIFKNYLYNPKFGLLLLSFTTFYCINIHYEWVDPSHTIAILGFVFFLWLGAQLRKHWVITETRIQMVSYPVLIGFVLLTYAVSIFETVILKANHSLDPYNTIRFSNVLYSLAMFALLLKVKRFSWLNYLKPRDTTFGIYLIHFILVTYAIPEIFRPLHLDVMTMSLIALLAFKLFSFVLVYGITWGLVMLINKTWIKRIVGN
- a CDS encoding nucleotide-diphospho-sugar transferase — its product is MAYQTQSAVLFIVFKRPDTTARVFNQIRAAQPKRLYVAADGPRYNKPDEAQLCKQVRLICEQIDWECEVKKFYHNENYGCKEAVSSAITWFFEHEEEGIILEDDCLPAESFFKYCDTLLEKYRYDTRIRHIGGANLQQGKIWGDGSYYYSNLTHVWGWAGWRRVWEQYDKELKLYEASEVRTQLAKIFTDHLILDSWEIIFNDVKAGKVNTWDYQLTFLNFFNNGLSVIPNSNLISNIGFGSGSTHDMDDINSYAAIQLQEINEIIAPQYILPEKQADLLTLSYEFNLVERYRKHNKLSRRFKRWINVKSI